In one window of Nocardiopsis aegyptia DNA:
- a CDS encoding antibiotic biosynthesis monooxygenase family protein — translation MSVVKFNVLTVPVGEGATLEARFAKRAGLVENQPGFEEFQLLRPVEGTDKYLVYTRWRSEEDFQNWVNGQAFKEGHAQAAKEAEAEGRTGHGHGHGGPAATGSEMWGFEVIQHVKAES, via the coding sequence GTGAGCGTCGTCAAGTTCAACGTCCTGACCGTCCCCGTGGGCGAGGGGGCCACCCTGGAGGCGCGGTTCGCCAAGCGCGCCGGACTGGTGGAGAACCAGCCGGGGTTCGAGGAGTTCCAGCTGCTGCGCCCGGTCGAGGGGACGGACAAGTACCTGGTGTACACCCGGTGGCGGTCCGAGGAGGACTTCCAGAACTGGGTGAACGGCCAGGCCTTCAAGGAGGGCCACGCGCAGGCCGCGAAGGAGGCCGAGGCGGAGGGCCGCACGGGTCACGGCCACGGGCACGGCGGCCCGGCCGCGACCGGCAGTGAGATGTGGGGCTTCGAGGTCATCCAGCACGTCAAGGCTGAGTCCTAG
- a CDS encoding winged helix DNA-binding domain-containing protein, with the protein MTPLDRRTLNRTTLSRQLLLDRASTPPYEVVRRLVGLQAQDPEPPYVGLWSRIADFTTDGLTDLLHDRAVVRGTMFRGTQHLVTADDYRWLRPTLQPLLTRWQRGAFGRSTAGLDLGELTAAARELLAGGTVSRPELARALGERWPDRDPVGLARSVQGLLPILHPPPDGVWGRRGPTPFVLAEQWLGGPLADRADTERLVLRYLAAFGPASVRDVQAWSGMTRLRSVLEGLRPRLAVRRDRDGRELFDLPDAPVADPDTPAPVRFLALLDNVLVGYDDRSRLVADHQRVHLMVHPPVTVDGFVRGLWRIERDKETGAALLDVRLFEPLSPAEEDAVTGEGLRLLRFAAPDTAEHDLHLRPLDP; encoded by the coding sequence ATGACCCCACTCGACCGGCGCACACTGAATCGGACGACCCTGTCCCGGCAGCTCCTGCTGGACCGCGCGAGCACGCCCCCGTACGAGGTCGTACGCCGCCTCGTCGGCCTCCAGGCGCAGGACCCCGAACCGCCCTACGTCGGCCTGTGGTCGCGGATCGCGGACTTCACCACGGACGGACTCACCGACCTGCTCCACGACCGCGCGGTGGTCCGGGGAACGATGTTCCGGGGCACGCAGCACCTCGTCACCGCCGACGACTACCGGTGGCTGCGGCCCACCCTCCAGCCGCTCCTCACCCGTTGGCAGCGGGGCGCCTTCGGCCGCTCCACGGCAGGGCTCGACCTGGGCGAACTGACCGCCGCCGCCCGCGAACTCCTCGCGGGCGGTACCGTGTCCCGCCCGGAGCTCGCCCGCGCGCTGGGCGAGCGCTGGCCGGACCGCGATCCGGTGGGACTCGCCCGCTCGGTCCAGGGGCTCCTGCCGATCCTGCACCCGCCGCCCGACGGAGTGTGGGGCCGCCGGGGGCCGACCCCGTTCGTGCTTGCCGAACAGTGGCTCGGCGGCCCGCTCGCGGACCGGGCCGACACGGAGCGGCTGGTCCTGCGCTACCTGGCGGCCTTCGGCCCGGCCTCGGTCAGGGACGTCCAGGCGTGGAGCGGCATGACCCGGCTGCGGTCCGTGCTGGAGGGCCTGCGCCCGCGTCTGGCGGTCCGGCGCGACCGGGACGGCCGTGAGCTGTTCGACCTGCCCGACGCCCCGGTCGCCGACCCGGACACCCCGGCGCCCGTGCGGTTCCTGGCCCTGCTCGACAACGTGCTCGTGGGCTACGACGACCGGTCGCGCCTGGTGGCCGACCACCAGCGCGTCCACCTGATGGTCCACCCGCCCGTGACGGTCGACGGGTTCGTGCGCGGGTTGTGGCGGATCGAACGCGACAAGGAGACGGGGGCGGCCCTGCTGGACGTCCGGCTCTTCGAGCCGCTGTCGCCGGCCGAGGAGGACGCCGTCACGGGCGAGGGCCTGCGCCTGCTCCGCTTCGCAGCCCCCGACACCGCCGAACACGATCTCCACCTGCGCCCCCTCGACCCCTGA
- a CDS encoding outer membrane protein assembly factor BamB family protein, producing MLVLLAVVVLGALLYRLLPAQRHPETAVAPRLVLAAVAVLVVLLCVPAWTVVLGVRGEATKGFVDFTAWGLALGPALVAVALALPALVPARAPGRRWLAPLAGVSGLALGAGLVALVVAAVELRPVDSTSAPAPETAATDAARASAPAGVSGVGWRWRVPEGQDVVDTVVAGAGAAVLHTKGVTLLDTRTGRERWRYWRADARATDIAAAPDGGALVVSFSARDHTGGSALRLVALDAATGRVRAEYRSPDVDFGDAFPTLPETFAVTADTFLMEGGGAGGDGRSFTAYDLDSGEEAWRFDPPDGCVPNRWNPYGVLRGEVVALVQCGLSAEEAGDPDRAPLDHDALLVGLDPADGSQLWRHEEPVTAVPYWVRSQVSPDGGVYALEWETGDGEGTRGNLFVRPGGEVAARDLADLRDMMAWEGGGTRTSDGFVTSGEDEDAGEGDERFDRYTSHSFEGEERVAAVEHVPSLRGGTLALADQLVVLRSLHPIGDLPHHEEPLLVLLQSWDVAADEESVRLEFPLGRNGDRSGSVWEARGRSSLYAAPGAVVVARPGALEVVGLQ from the coding sequence GTGCTGGTGCTGCTCGCCGTCGTCGTCCTCGGCGCGCTGCTGTACCGGCTCCTGCCGGCCCAGCGGCACCCGGAGACCGCGGTGGCGCCCCGCCTGGTGCTCGCCGCCGTCGCCGTCCTCGTCGTGCTCCTCTGCGTGCCCGCGTGGACGGTCGTGCTGGGGGTGCGCGGGGAGGCGACCAAGGGATTCGTGGACTTCACCGCGTGGGGCCTCGCCCTGGGGCCCGCCCTGGTCGCGGTCGCGCTGGCGCTCCCCGCGCTGGTTCCCGCCCGTGCCCCCGGCCGCCGGTGGCTCGCCCCCCTCGCGGGAGTGTCGGGCCTGGCGCTCGGCGCCGGACTGGTCGCGTTGGTCGTCGCGGCGGTCGAACTGCGCCCGGTGGACTCCACGTCCGCCCCGGCACCCGAGACGGCGGCCACGGACGCGGCCCGGGCGTCCGCCCCGGCCGGGGTGAGCGGGGTCGGCTGGCGGTGGCGGGTGCCCGAGGGCCAGGACGTGGTGGACACGGTGGTGGCGGGCGCGGGCGCCGCGGTCCTGCACACGAAGGGGGTCACCCTCCTGGACACGCGCACCGGCCGGGAACGCTGGCGGTACTGGCGCGCGGACGCTCGCGCCACCGACATCGCGGCGGCCCCGGACGGCGGCGCGCTGGTGGTCTCGTTCAGCGCCAGGGACCACACGGGCGGATCCGCGCTGCGGCTGGTCGCCCTCGACGCCGCCACGGGCCGGGTCCGCGCGGAGTACCGGAGCCCGGACGTCGACTTCGGGGACGCCTTCCCCACGCTGCCCGAGACCTTCGCGGTGACGGCCGACACCTTCCTCATGGAGGGCGGGGGAGCCGGTGGCGACGGCCGGTCCTTCACCGCCTACGACCTGGACTCGGGGGAGGAGGCCTGGCGGTTCGACCCGCCCGACGGCTGTGTGCCGAACCGGTGGAACCCGTACGGCGTCCTGCGCGGCGAGGTGGTGGCGCTGGTCCAGTGCGGGCTGTCGGCCGAGGAAGCGGGGGACCCCGACCGGGCGCCCCTCGACCACGACGCCCTGCTGGTGGGCCTCGACCCGGCCGACGGGTCGCAGTTGTGGCGGCACGAGGAGCCGGTCACCGCCGTCCCGTACTGGGTGCGGTCGCAGGTCTCCCCTGACGGCGGGGTGTACGCGCTGGAGTGGGAGACCGGCGACGGTGAGGGCACGCGCGGGAACCTGTTCGTGCGGCCCGGTGGCGAGGTGGCGGCGCGCGACCTCGCCGACCTGCGGGACATGATGGCCTGGGAGGGCGGCGGCACGCGCACCTCGGACGGGTTCGTGACCAGCGGGGAGGACGAGGACGCCGGGGAGGGCGACGAGCGGTTCGACCGCTACACGTCGCACTCGTTCGAGGGGGAGGAGCGCGTCGCCGCGGTCGAGCACGTGCCCTCCCTCCGGGGCGGCACGCTGGCCCTGGCCGACCAGCTCGTCGTCCTGCGCAGCCTGCACCCCATCGGGGACCTGCCGCACCACGAGGAACCCCTGTTGGTGCTGTTGCAGTCCTGGGACGTGGCCGCGGACGAGGAGTCGGTGCGGTTGGAGTTCCCGCTGGGCCGGAACGGCGACCGCTCAGGTTCGGTGTGGGAGGCGCGCGGCCGGTCGTCGCTGTACGCGGCTCCGGGCGCGGTGGTCGTGGCGAGGCCGGGCGCGCTGGAGGTCGTCGGTCTCCAGTGA
- a CDS encoding VOC family protein — MKQQVHFVTLATADLDAARGFYRDGLGWEPHLDVPGEIIFFQIAPGLLLGLFDAEKFDRDLGGHAGVTGTAGAAGVTLAHNVEDRAQVAATVRAMVDAGASVLKEPQEGEFGGVFHAHVKDPNGVVWEIAHNPGWRVDEDGNVVLA; from the coding sequence TTGAAGCAACAGGTCCACTTCGTCACGCTCGCCACCGCCGACCTGGACGCCGCCCGCGGCTTCTACCGGGACGGACTCGGATGGGAGCCCCACCTCGACGTCCCCGGGGAGATCATCTTCTTCCAGATCGCCCCGGGCCTACTGCTGGGCCTGTTCGACGCCGAGAAGTTCGACCGCGACCTGGGCGGCCACGCCGGCGTCACCGGCACGGCCGGGGCCGCCGGGGTGACGCTCGCGCACAACGTCGAGGACCGCGCGCAGGTGGCGGCCACCGTGCGCGCGATGGTCGACGCCGGCGCGAGCGTCCTCAAGGAACCACAGGAGGGCGAGTTCGGCGGCGTCTTCCACGCACACGTCAAGGACCCCAACGGGGTCGTGTGGGAGATCGCGCACAACCCCGGATGGCGGGTGGACGAGGACGGGAACGTCGTCCTCGCCTGA
- a CDS encoding SDR family oxidoreductase, translated as MTDQTTRTALVTGASSGIGAAVAAALVRRGYRVYGTSRAPEAVAEPVPGVEYLALDLTDETSIVACAKAAGAVDVLVNNAGESQSGPLEELPPEAVERLFRTNVFGAVRLTQLLLPGMRARRYGRVVMVGSMLASFPLAYRSSYVASKAAMKGFADALRREVSPYGVGVATVEPGSINTGISERRTEYVRTDSPFAAEYRTMLAALNANQDKGIPADTVAATIVRAIEARPPRPLYAVGSNAPVVFALRRLFPRSLILRMVARRHGL; from the coding sequence ATGACGGACCAGACCACCAGGACCGCGCTCGTGACGGGCGCGTCGTCGGGCATCGGCGCCGCCGTCGCCGCCGCCCTCGTACGCCGCGGCTACCGCGTGTACGGCACCAGCCGCGCACCCGAGGCGGTCGCCGAACCCGTGCCGGGCGTGGAGTACCTGGCTCTGGACCTGACCGACGAGACCTCGATCGTGGCCTGCGCGAAGGCCGCGGGCGCGGTGGACGTCCTGGTCAACAACGCCGGCGAGAGCCAGAGCGGCCCACTGGAGGAACTGCCGCCCGAGGCCGTCGAACGGCTCTTCCGGACCAACGTGTTCGGCGCGGTGCGCCTGACCCAGCTCCTGCTCCCGGGCATGCGCGCCCGCCGGTACGGCCGCGTGGTCATGGTCGGGTCCATGCTGGCCAGCTTCCCGCTCGCCTACCGGTCCTCCTACGTGGCGTCCAAGGCCGCGATGAAGGGGTTCGCCGACGCCCTGCGCCGCGAGGTCTCCCCCTACGGCGTCGGCGTGGCGACCGTGGAGCCGGGCTCGATCAACACCGGCATCAGCGAGCGCCGCACGGAGTACGTCCGGACGGACTCGCCGTTCGCCGCGGAGTACCGCACCATGCTCGCCGCGCTCAACGCCAACCAGGACAAGGGCATCCCGGCGGACACCGTGGCCGCCACCATCGTGCGCGCGATCGAGGCACGCCCGCCCAGGCCGCTGTACGCGGTGGGCAGCAATGCCCCGGTCGTGTTCGCGCTGCGCCGGCTCTTCCCCCGCTCGCTCATCCTGCGCATGGTCGCCCGCAGGCACGGCCTGTAG
- a CDS encoding glycoside hydrolase family 6 protein produces the protein MSTIPRAADPRARTRRGLAVASALVLGTSLAVATPTAANAATGCEVDYQVNDWGSGFTASVEITNLGDAVNGWTLGWEYGGNQQITNIWNGSHTQSGQTVEVTDGGHNASIATDGTVSFGFNASYSGSNDAPTEFTLNGVVCEGSVDPGPDPDPDPDPDPDPDGRVDNPYVGADVYNNPIWAENARSEPGGDAIADQPTGVWMDRIGAIEGNDSPTTGDMGLRDHLDEAVEQAGGDPFVFQVVIYNLPGRDCAALASNGELGPDEIDRYKNEYIDPIAEILADPAYADLRIVTTIEIDSLPNLVTNVSPRETATPECDEMLANGNYVEGVGYALSELGAIDNVYNYIDAGHHGWIGWEDNLSASAEIFAEAANTAGATPEDVHGFIANTANYSALREENFAIGETIAGTPVRQSDWVSWNQYVDELTFAQGLREMMISDHGFDPNLGMLIDTSRNGWGGPDRPTGPGPETDVNAYVDGGRYDRRFNTGNWCNQSGAGLGERPTTAPEPGIDAYVWMKPPGESDGSSEPIDNDEGKGFDRMCDPTYEGNPRNNDNMSGALPDAPIAGHWFSAQFQELLANAHPPVQ, from the coding sequence ATGAGCACGATCCCGCGCGCCGCGGATCCCCGTGCGCGGACACGACGCGGCCTCGCCGTCGCGTCCGCCCTTGTCCTCGGCACAAGCCTCGCCGTCGCCACACCCACCGCCGCCAACGCGGCCACCGGTTGTGAGGTCGACTACCAGGTCAACGACTGGGGTTCCGGTTTCACCGCCTCCGTGGAGATCACCAACCTGGGCGACGCCGTCAACGGCTGGACCCTGGGCTGGGAGTACGGCGGCAACCAGCAGATCACCAATATCTGGAACGGTAGCCACACGCAGAGCGGCCAGACCGTGGAGGTCACCGACGGCGGGCACAACGCCTCGATCGCCACGGACGGCACCGTCTCCTTCGGCTTCAACGCCTCCTACTCCGGCAGCAACGACGCCCCCACCGAGTTCACGCTCAACGGCGTCGTGTGCGAGGGCTCCGTCGATCCAGGGCCGGACCCGGACCCCGACCCGGACCCCGACCCGGACCCGGACGGCCGCGTCGACAACCCCTACGTGGGCGCCGACGTCTACAACAACCCCATCTGGGCCGAGAACGCCCGCTCCGAGCCCGGCGGCGACGCCATCGCCGACCAGCCCACCGGCGTGTGGATGGACCGCATCGGCGCCATCGAGGGCAACGACAGCCCCACCACCGGCGACATGGGCCTGCGCGACCACCTCGACGAGGCCGTGGAGCAGGCCGGCGGGGACCCCTTCGTCTTCCAGGTCGTGATCTACAACCTGCCCGGCCGCGACTGCGCGGCGCTGGCCTCCAACGGTGAGCTCGGGCCGGACGAGATCGACCGGTACAAGAACGAGTACATCGACCCGATCGCGGAGATCCTCGCCGACCCGGCCTACGCCGACCTGCGGATCGTCACCACGATCGAGATCGACTCGCTGCCCAACCTGGTCACCAACGTCTCCCCGCGCGAGACCGCCACGCCCGAGTGCGACGAGATGCTCGCCAACGGCAACTACGTCGAGGGCGTGGGCTACGCGCTGAGCGAGCTCGGCGCGATCGACAACGTCTACAACTACATCGACGCCGGCCACCACGGCTGGATCGGCTGGGAGGACAACCTCTCCGCCTCCGCCGAGATCTTCGCCGAGGCCGCCAACACCGCCGGGGCCACCCCCGAGGACGTGCACGGCTTCATCGCCAACACCGCCAACTACTCCGCACTGCGGGAGGAGAACTTCGCGATCGGCGAGACCATCGCCGGCACCCCGGTGCGGCAGTCGGACTGGGTCAGCTGGAACCAGTACGTCGACGAGCTGACCTTCGCCCAGGGCCTGCGCGAGATGATGATCTCCGACCACGGGTTCGACCCGAACCTCGGCATGCTCATCGACACCTCACGCAACGGCTGGGGCGGCCCCGACCGGCCCACAGGTCCCGGCCCGGAGACCGACGTGAACGCCTACGTGGACGGCGGCCGCTACGACCGCCGGTTCAACACCGGAAACTGGTGCAACCAGTCCGGTGCCGGACTGGGTGAGCGGCCCACCACCGCGCCCGAGCCCGGGATCGACGCCTACGTGTGGATGAAGCCCCCGGGCGAGTCGGACGGCTCCAGCGAGCCGATCGACAACGACGAGGGCAAGGGGTTCGACCGGATGTGCGACCCCACCTACGAGGGCAACCCCCGCAACAACGACAACATGAGCGGCGCCCTGCCCGACGCCCCCATCGCCGGCCACTGGTTCTCCGCACAGTTCCAGGAGCTGCTCGCCAACGCCCACCCGCCGGTGCAGTGA
- a CDS encoding lytic polysaccharide monooxygenase auxiliary activity family 9 protein: protein MHTKKDTAGHTRWAGRALVLASVPLLGLTALAAPASAHGSIVDPASRNYGCWERWGDDHLNPDMEQEDPMCAQAWEDNPNAMWNWNGLYRNGVGGDHQGHVPDGTLCSGGNTEGGRYDSLDAVGPWQTTPVDDDFTLHLYDQASHGADYFLVYVTEEGFDPATEPLGWDDLELVETPGYHAPANDIYIDVSTTGRTGHHVVFTVWKASHMDQNYYLCSDVDFG from the coding sequence ATGCACACCAAGAAGGACACGGCAGGACACACCCGTTGGGCGGGCCGCGCGCTCGTCCTGGCCTCGGTGCCCCTGCTCGGACTCACCGCCCTGGCCGCGCCGGCGTCGGCGCACGGCTCGATCGTCGACCCGGCGAGCCGCAACTACGGCTGCTGGGAGCGCTGGGGCGACGACCATCTCAACCCGGACATGGAGCAGGAAGACCCCATGTGCGCGCAGGCGTGGGAGGACAACCCCAACGCCATGTGGAACTGGAACGGGCTCTACCGCAACGGAGTCGGTGGCGACCACCAGGGCCACGTGCCCGACGGCACCCTGTGCAGCGGTGGCAACACCGAGGGCGGCCGCTACGACTCGCTGGACGCCGTCGGCCCCTGGCAGACCACGCCGGTGGACGACGACTTCACGCTCCACCTGTACGACCAGGCCTCGCACGGCGCCGACTACTTCCTCGTGTACGTCACCGAGGAGGGCTTCGACCCCGCCACGGAGCCGCTGGGCTGGGACGACCTGGAGCTGGTCGAGACGCCCGGGTACCACGCGCCCGCCAACGACATCTACATCGACGTCAGCACCACCGGTCGGACCGGACACCACGTCGTGTTCACCGTGTGGAAGGCGTCCCACATGGACCAGAACTACTACCTGTGCAGTGACGTCGACTTCGGCTGA
- a CDS encoding MerR family transcriptional regulator, with protein MPEAHHMRIGEVAERTGLSLRTIRYYGEVALVEPSARSRGGFRLYTESDVDRLQLIKRMKPLGFSLEETRELLESVDRLGSPTTGEDERAALSERLDAVEADLAERCSALRRQLEMAEEFAERLRRQRAHQAAG; from the coding sequence GTGCCGGAGGCGCACCACATGCGGATCGGCGAGGTCGCCGAGCGCACGGGACTCTCGCTCCGCACGATCCGGTACTACGGCGAGGTCGCCCTGGTGGAGCCCTCCGCGCGCTCGCGCGGCGGCTTCCGCCTGTACACCGAGTCCGACGTGGACCGGCTCCAGCTCATCAAGCGGATGAAGCCCCTCGGGTTCAGCCTGGAGGAGACCCGCGAACTGCTGGAGAGCGTCGACCGGCTCGGCTCGCCCACCACCGGCGAGGACGAGCGCGCCGCGCTGAGCGAGCGGTTGGACGCCGTCGAGGCCGACCTCGCCGAGCGCTGTTCGGCCCTGCGCCGTCAGTTGGAGATGGCCGAGGAGTTCGCTGAGCGGCTGCGCCGACAGCGCGCGCACCAGGCCGCGGGCTGA